GACACCAGTTTCGGGGAAAATCGTAAAAATTTTAAAGCAAAAAGATGAAGTTGCAAAAGTAGGTGAAGCCATTGCTATTTTAGAAATTGAAGGAGAAGGCACAGCTTCAGAAGAAGTGAAAACTGAAACTCCGGCAGCGACTCCGGATGCTGAAACTTTAAAAGCGATTGAAGAGCCTTTACAAACAGTGGCTGCTTCAAACGTAGAATTCTCAGGAGATCTTTACTTATCTCCACTTGTAAAATCTATTGCACAACAGGAAAAAATTTCTGAAACTGAACTGAAATCTATCAAAGGAAGCGGTTTAGAAGGAAGAATCACAAAAGAAGATATATTAGCTTATGTTGCTAACAGAGGAAGCCAGCCAGCTCAGGCAGCTCCTGTACAGGCAGCAGCATCTACTCCAAAACCAGCCGTATCTGCTCCGGCAGCTACCATTCCGGTAAGTGCAGGTGATGAGATCATTCCTATGGACAGAATGAGAAAGATCATCGCTGAAAACATGGTAAAAGCTAAACAAATTGCTCCACACGTTACTTCTTTCATTGAAACAGACGTTACCAACGTTGTAAAATGGAGAAATAAAAACAAAGCAGTATTCGAAAAACGTGAAGGTGAAAAACTTACGTTTATGCCTATTTTCGTAAAAGCTGTAGTGAAAGCAATTCAGGATTTCCCAATGATCAATGTTTCTGTAAATGGTGAAAACATCATTAAGAAGAAAAACATCAACATTGGTATGGCTACTGCTCTTCCGGACGGAAACCTTATTGTTCCTGTGATCAAAAATGCAGATCAGTTATCATTATCCGGACTTGCAAAAGCAATCAACGATTTAGCGTACAGAGCAAGAAACAAAAAATTAAGACCAGAAGATACTCAGGGTGCAACGTATACAATCTCTAACGTAGGAAGCTTCGGAAACCTTATGGGAACACCAATTATTCCTCAACCTCAGGTAGCTATTTTAGCCATCGGAGCGATCGTTAAGAAGCCTGCAGTTCTTGAAACAGCTGACGGTGATGTAATCGCGATCAGAAACTTAATGTTCATGTCTCACTCTTATGACCACAGAGTGGTAGACGGGTCTTTAGGAGGAATGATGCTGAAACATGTTCACGACTACCTTGAAAACTGGGATCTGAACACAGAAATATAAGTAATGAGTAATCAGCGATAAGTAATTTTGTTGATTTTAAATACTAAACCTTCGATTTAATCGGAGGTTTTTTTGTTGGAAAAAAGGTCTACAATGTAACAGAGGCCATCACTCAGTTGTCTTATATGAAAAGTATAACCTTGAACTATCAACAAATGAAACATATCCTTCTTGCAGCATTTGCATTACACATTTCCACAACGGCTTTTTCACAGCAAACCAATCAGTCTAAAATGATTGACAGCTATGTAAAAGAGGCCATGAAAAACAATAAAATTCCTGGATTAGCTGTTGGAATTATAAAAGATGGTAAAGTAATTTTCGAGCAATATTATGGAACCGAAAATCTGGAAGATCTAAAAAAAGTAAGTCCAACTTCAATGTTCAGGATATACTCTACTTCAAAATTAACAGCCAATGTCGGCATTTTCCAACTGATTGAGCAGGGAAAGCTATCTTTGGAAGATAACGTCTCCAAATATGTTGAAAATTTTCCCAAAGAGTGGCAGGAAGTAAAAGTAAAAAACCTGTTAACGCATTCTTCCGGAATTCCAAATTTTATCGCTTTCGAAGATATTCCGGTGAGTGATTCCAATGCAAAAGTGATTGAACGTCTTTCCAAAGAAAAAATGGAATTTAAAACAGGAAATGAATTCAGATACAATCAAACAAATTATATGCTTCTCACCATGATTATTGAAAAGATTACGGGGCAGTCTTTTGATAATATTATCATTAATAATCAATTTTCAGACACAAAAAATCAGGTCTATTTCTCATCAAATTCTCTTGAGCAGATTCCCAACAGGGTCCAGAAATACAACTACAACAACGAAAAAAAACAGTACGAAAAAACTCCATTTGACAACGGTGTAAGGTCCCATTCCGGAAATGGGTTAGCTATTACCCTTCCTGCTTTTTTACAATGGAGCAACCATCTTAGCAAAAATGATTTGTTGAATCAAAAAATGATGGAAATGATGTGGAAACCCTTTGATTACGGCAACAAAAAAGATGTTTTTGCTTACGGCTGGGAGATCAATAGAGCGAATAATATTCCGTCTTATGGTTTTTCCGGTGGAAACGTTAGTGCTTACAGGATTTTCCCACAAAATAATATGGCCATTATTATGATGTCGAACGGGTATAATTTTTTCCCGGCACAGTATCATATTGTTAATCATGTTGCAGCCATCATTGATAAGAATCTTACAGATGCTTATTCTCTTGCTGAAGAATCTATTATTGCCGGATTTGCCCAAACCCACAATCCAAACGCAGAAAAAAACTACTATGCTGTTAAGTCCAAAAATCCCAAATGGGATTTTGACGGAACATTGAATAACATTGGCTATATTTTAATGGGAAATTCAAGAATTGATGAAGCAATTAAAGTTTTTGAACTCAACGCGAAAGAACATCCACAATCCGGAAATGCTTTCGACAGCCTGGGAGAAGGATATTTCAATGCTAAAAACTATCCTTTGGCGCTAAAAAATTATAAAAAATCTCTCGAACTAAACCCTCAAAACACCAATGGTTCTGATATGATTAAGAAAATAGAAGATCTTATGACTCAGAAAAATTAATTAAAATTGACATTCATTCAATACATAAAGTCCTGACGAAAGTCGGGATTTTTTTATTTAATTCAAGCTTTCTTTGTTTTACTAAAAACTGGCAATATTTGATTTTTAAATTTAATAATAATTCAAATAAAACAAGAAATAGATGCTAATTCAATAATTAAAATTAGTTAATTTGGTGTAATAATCACTTTCTTGGAAGTTTAAGGTATTAGTAGTAATTTTATAACAAATATTATTTGAAAATAGATACTGATTATAGAAGATCGCGTATTTTTACATCTCTAAACTAACAAATGCTGAAAATTTTCACCCTTATAAAAAAATCCCTCAAAAATTCCTTCGATAATATCCGGAATGAGCAACTGAAAAACAATCTTCTTCAGGCGATTCCTTTTTGGATAGGCTCTGTGATTACAGGTTTTTTTGCCGTTTTGTACGCACAGGTATTTGCCTGGGGTGAACATCTGATGAATTTTATATTTGACTGGCATGCATGGATGATTTTTATTATTGCTCCTATTGGATTTGTAGTATCCTGGTGGCTGGTGAAAGAATTTGCTCCCAATGCCAAAGGAAGTGGTATTCCACAGGTGATGGCAGCTGTAGAACTGGCTAACCCAAAAGAACACCGGAAGATCCGAAATCTGTTAAGCATTAAAATCATTTTTTTCAAAATATTATCTTCTGTTATTCTGGTGATCGGAGGAGGTGCAGTAGGACGTGAAGGTCCTACGATTCAAATTGCAGGCTCTGTTTTTAGAAAAGTAAACGAATATCTTCCGGAATGGTGGCCAAAGATTTCTAAGAAAAACATGATTATGACAGGCGCGGCGGCCGGACTGGCAGCAGCGTTCAATACTCCACTTGGGGGAATTGTTTTCGCTGTGGAAGAGCTGTCCAAAACGCATATCAATTACTTTAAAACAGCATTATTTACAGCCGTTATCATTGCTGGTCTTACTGCACAAACATTGGCTGGGTCTTATTTATATCTGGGATATCCGAAGACCAATGATGTTTCCTTAATGGTGATGTTTCCAATCATGCTGGTTGCTGGTATTGCTGGTATTCTGGCTAGTCAGCTTTCGGTTACTATGCTTAAAATCAACAGTTGGAAGAAGAAAAAATTAAAGACAGATAAAGCCAATGTCGTTTTCCTGATCATTTGCGCTTTAATTATTGCTTCAATCGCTTATTTCATTAATAGAGAAGTTTTAGGTTCCGGAAAAGAAATCATGGAGCGGGTTCTTTTCACCAAAGATAAACACGAAGACTGGTATGTGCCAATTCTGAGGATGCTGGGTCCTGCCCTTTCTTTTACTTCGGGAGGTGCCGGCGGAATTTTCGCTCCGGCTCTTAGCGCAGGAGCAAGTATAGGTTCTGTTATTTCAGGAATCATTCATTTAACTCCTAACGAAACCAATGTGGTGATCCTTGCAGGAATGGTAGCTTTTCTTACCGGAATTACAAGAGCCCCGTTTACTTCAGCCATTATTGTTCTGGAAATGACGGATAGACATTCATTGATATTCCATCTTATGCTTGCCGGAATGGTATCTTCCATTGCTTCTATCCTGGTGAGCAGACATTCTTTGTATGATGTTTTGAAGGTGAATTTTCTAAAGGAGTTGAGAGAGAAAGATTAGCCTTAAGATTGCTTTTGCTTAAAAAAGACTGATGATAATTATTTAATGAGAAGATATTTCTATTCAATTTTCTCCAGTACTCTTGCATATAAGAAATATATTTTCTAATTTTGCACCTCGAAATAATTAACAAATTTTTTAACATTATGAACAATTACGAAACTGTTTTCATTTTAACTCCCGTTCTATCTGAGGCACAGGTAGAGGAAGCAGTGAACAAGTATGTAGATCTTATCAAAGAAAAGAACTGCGAAATCGTTGCTAAAGAAAATTGGGGATTGAAAAAGTTAGCTTACCCTATCCAATTGAAAAAGAATGGGTTCTATACTTTAATCGAATTTAAAGGAGAAGGTACTGTAGTAGCTGATTTAGAATTAGCATTTAAGCGTGACGAAAGAGTAATCCGTTACCTTACTACAAAACTTGACAAGCATGCTATTGAGTATGCTGTAACAAGAAGAGCTAAAGTAAAAGCAGCTAAAGCTTAATTATTAACCCTATTTTTTAAAAAAGACAAGACATGGCAATAGATGAAATGGCTAAACAAGCCTCTGCAGGAGGAGAATCAGAAGTAAAATTCCTTACTCCGCTTGATATCAATACAAAATCTGAAAAGAAATATTGTAGATTCAAAAAATACGGAATTAAGCACGTTGACTACAAAGATGCTGATTTCTTATTACAATTTGTAAACGAGCAAGGTAAAATCTTACCAAGAAGATACACTGGAACATCTTTAAAATACCAAAGAAAAGTTTCTGCTGCTATCAAAAGAGCAAGACACCTTTCTTTACTACCTTACGTAGCTGACTTATTGAAATAAGACAAAAAATAAATAAAAGAAGAGATCTCCCTCTTCTTTTGTTGCTGAATAAATAATTAATTCTAACTTGATTTTAGATTACTCTAAAATCCCAAAAAAGGACAACAACAATGGATATCATCCTAAAACAAGACGTAGAAAACTTAGGACTTGAGTTTGATACAGTAAGCGTAAAGCCAGGTTATGCTAGAAACTTTTTACTTCCTCAGGGAATTGCACTTTTAGCTACACCTAAAAACAAAGCAGCTCTAGAAGCTACTTTAGAAGCTAGAAAAGAAGAAGAAGCTAAATTAATCGCTGCTGCTAATGCTGTAGTTGAGCAATTGAAGAAAACTTCTATCACTATCCCTGCAAAAGTAGGTTCTGGTGACAAATTATTCGGATCTATCAACAATGCAGATCTTTCTGCTGCTCTTGCTAAAGCTGGAGTTTCTGTAGAGAAGAAATACATCAAAATTCCAGGGAACACTATTAAGAGAACTGGTAAAGTAACAGCTAACATCAGATTACACAGAAACGTTGAGTACAATTTCGAATTCGATATCGTATCTGACGCTCCAGTTGTAGCTGCTCCTGCTGCTAAGAAAGAAGAAGTTAAATCTGAAGAAGCTTAATCTAAGCAACTGAGATTTTCTCACAATACAGACCACTTCAATTTATTGAGGTGGTTTTTTTATTGAACTACCCCGTCTTTTTGCTTTGCAAAAATCCACCCCTTCAAGGAAGGGGAATATAGGAAATCTTAATTGATATTATGCATACAATAAACTTCCTCCCAGATTCACATCGTCCAAATACAACATAAGAGAGATCAAAGGATCTTATTACGTATTACAAAACCTGCACTTCACAACTCTCCTACTCTAAAACCCTCCAACCCAACTACCGGTTTCCCCTCAGTTTCCGCTGATATTCCGTAGGAGCAATACCAATAATCTTTTTAAAAATATTGCTAAAAGAAGACAGGCTGTTGTACCCCACCATCATCGCTATTTCGTACATGTTGTACTTATCTTCCAGCATCAGTTCAAGTGAGCGCGTAATTCTTAATGCTCTTAGAAACCGAACGTAATTCATGCCCAGAATCTCTTTAAATTTCCTGGAGAGGGTTCTTGTGCTCATTCCGAATTCTTTTGCCGTAGATTCAATAGTAAGAGGCTTTTCAAGGTTAGCATGAATATATCTTGCAATCTTCAGTAAGGTTTCATCTTTTGGAAAAGGATGTTGTATGGGAAATGCAAGATGCTTGTATTCTTTCTCTTGTAAAACACCTTTCAGCGCTTTGAGAAAAAAATATTTAGACGTATCATTTTTTGTGATTTTCCCATCCCATTCTTTAGTATACAAAATCATCTCTCTGAGCAAATCATTGACAGAATAAATGTTAATTTCATCAAAGAAGCCATTTTCACCTTCTTCTTTTTTAAAATAAAAATTATATAAATCCACTTTAGGACTGGTAGAAAAAATATAATGAGGGGTTCCGGCAGGAATCCACATAAAACATCTTGCGGGAAGGTACCAATGTTTCTGATCCGTAAAGACATGTACAATACCGCCTTCTGCATAAACTAACTGAGCAGAACTGTGGTAATGAATCTCTGTGGTTACATTTCCGGTAAGAACATGATAAACATAAAATTCGGTATCATCTTCTTCTACTTCTTTAAAATGCCTGTTGTTCATCCCTTAAAGGTAAGAAGAATTTTCAAATTGGCGTAAATGAGCAAATCTTTTTCTGTTTTCACAAATAGAGTCTGTGGCTAGTGATCGTAACTTTGCTGCATCAAAATCATTTTAGCAAAAATCCTTTAATTAATTTATGAATATCATATTAAACGCATGCCGGTATATGTGCATGGCGTTATGCTTATTATTGAGCAACATTTTACACTCACAGATGATAGATTACCAGCATCTCGGCTTACAGCAAGCTGTAGAGATTGGTCTGAAAAACAACAAAAACATACAGATAAGCCATCTGAAAAATGAAATGTCCGTTACCAAAGAGAAAGATCTCAAAATGGAAAAACTTCCGGATATTGAGTTTCATACCAGCTACAATCAGGTAACTAACCTGTTTCAGCATCAAAATGGCGTATTTAATAAGGCCACTAAATATGATGTAATCAATGGAATGTATGACTTTACCTTATCTGCTTCCATTCCGGTGTATATGGGTGGCAAAATCAAAAATACAGAGAAGAAAGCGGCTATTGATACTGAAATTTCAGCTTTAAAAACGCATTTGGATGAGAGACAGCTTAAAATGGCTATCATTACTGCTTTTCTGCAGATTCATCACTTAAAAGAACAGCAGAGTCTTATTAATGATAAAATGAAGGAAGATTCTGTCAATATTAAGCAAGTAAAAGCTCTGAAGGCCAACGGTGTTGTTACTGTAAATGAAGTCTTAAGAACCTCGCTACAGCTTTCTAATCATAAAATGAGCTGGACAGAACTGGATAATAATATTCAGATTGCGGAGCATAAACTGAAAACGATTCTCTCGCTTCCGGAAAGCCAGGAAATGCATGTGAATACGGAAGATCTTATTTCAGACAATGCTTCAATTCCTTATATTAATGATTTGACAGAAACAGCTTTAATGAAAAATGAATCTGTTGATATCACTCACAAAAATCTTTCACTGAAGGAACTGGATCAAAAAATTACCAAAGCGAATTATTTACCCAAAATTACAGCTGGCGGAGAATATTTTTTAAAGTATCCGAATATGATGTTTTTTCCTCCCGAACCTTATGCATATCGTTTGGGAATGGTGGGTGTAAACCTTACCTATCCTATCGAAAATCTGTACAAAAACAAATACAGAATGCAGGAAGCAAGAGAAAACATTGATTTGGCTAAGCTTCAAATAGAGGAAAACGAGGAAAATGTAAGACATAATGTGTATGAGGCTTATAAAAAGTTTGAAGAAACAGACCAGAAGGTAAAAATTGCTGAAGAAGCCATTAATCAGGCTAAGGAAAACTACCGTATCGTAAGAACGAAGTACGCCAACAAGTTAAGCCTTATCACAGAACTGATAGACGCCGACAATACTTATCTGGAAGCTGAATCTAATCTTATTTCCGTAAAAATCAACAGACAACTTAAATATTACCAACTCCAATATACGATTGGGAACTTATAAAAACTATGGCACAGAAACAATTGACACAAAAGGAAAAAAGAATCAACAAGTCCATTACTTTACTGGCCTGGATCCTGATCATCAGCGGAATCACAGGGATGTTCAGCTTTTATCTTTTTTCCAGAAAAAATGTTACTACGAATGATGCGCAGATTGAGCAATATATAACGCCTGTATCCAGTAAGATTTCAGGTTTCATCAAAACGATAAGGTTTAACGAAAATCAGTTTGTACATAAAGGGGATACATTAATCGTCATAGACAACAGAGAATTTGTGAATCAGGTACATATGGCAGAAGCTAATCTTCATGCCAATACAGCAACCATCAGCACAATTGAAAGCGGTGTCAGTACCAAAGAAAGTGATACCAAGATCATTGATGCTAAAATTGCTTCCGCAAAAATTGATATCTGGAGAACAGAACAGGATTATAAAAGATATAAAAACCTTTTATCCGAAGATGCTGCTACAGAACAGGAGTTTGAGAATGTAAAAGCTTCTTATGAGCAATCAAAAGCCAATCTTTTGGCACTAGAGCAACAGAAAAATGCAGTAAGAGCCGGAGCTAATGAGCAGCAGACAAAAGTTGCCCCCGTGAAAAGCCAGATCCAGCAGAGTTCTGCAAGTCTTAACAATGCTAAATTGTATCTTTCTTATACAGTCATTACGGCTCCTTATGACGGATGGGTGGGAAAAAAGACCATTCAGGAAGGACAGCTGATTAAGGAAGGTCAGACTCTGGTTCAGATCGTAAGCAAAGAAAAATGGATCATCGCCAATTATAAGGAAACACAGCTTGGACAGATTGATCAGAGCAAGGAAGTCATCATAACCGCAGATGCTTATCCCGATGTGGAATTTAAAGGAAAAATACTTTCTGTTTCACCAGCTTCAGGATCTCAGTTTTCATTGGTAAAGCCAGATAATGCAACCGGAAACTTTGTGAAAATCGAGCAGAGATTTCCTGTGAAAATTATTCTGGATAACAATAAAGACAACGAAAAACTGCTTTCCGGAATGAATGTTCTGGTGAGTGCGAAGAAGATATGAGGGTTGGAGGGTTTTAGAGTTTTAAAGTTTTAGAGTTTTAGAGTTTTAGAGTTTTAGAGTTTTAGAGTTTTAGAGTTTTAGAGTTTTAGAGTTTTAGAGTTTTAGAGTTTTAGAGTTTTAGAGTTTTAGAGTTTTAGAGTTCAAAATTAACTTCTGATCAACCTATCTCAAATTTACAATTAAATTATTTTTTTAGCGAAAAGGCAAACTGCAAAATAGCGAATCTGCAAATTTTTTCTTAAAGCATATTTGCCATTTTACCTTTTACTTATTTACACCTTTGCCCTTTGTCTTTTCGCATTTTTGCTTTTCATAAAATTATGCAGCATAATACAGTTTATCATAAATGGGTACCACAATGGCTGAAACTGCCACTTCTGATACTGGCATTGTTTCCCCACCTGATGTTGTTGTCGCTTTTACATTCAAACAGCGCCTTCACATCTTCTTTTATGGATGCAGATTCAGATGACATCCAGTATTTAATGATTTTGATGTACGGGACATTTGTGGTTACCCTTTTAGTTTTACAGCGGTTTATGGCCTATTTCAGCGTTAAATATTATGTTTTGCTGATGGCTTCCATTTCCGTTATTATTCTTTACGTCTTGTCAGTGACTCATGATTATCATGTTATATTGGTGATCCGGTTTTTAGAGGGAATTTTCGGATTGTTGGAAGGCGCTATTTTTCTGCCTTTGATTATTGCTGAATTAAAAACAAAACATGCCAAAGTTTTAGCCTATCTTTTTATGTATACAATTATGCTGACTGGAGGAACCATTACCACTTCCCTCCTAAAATCAAGTATTGAAGATTACGATTTTCAGCATATGATCCTGATGATGGTCTATTTTCATGTATTTGTATTGATTATTGGGATCGCCCTGTTCAACAGAAACAGATTTTTCCCTAAAAAACCTTTGTATCAATTGGATATTACCAGCTGGTTTTTACTTTGGGTCTGTCTGCAGGCGGGCGGTTATGCTATTATTTATGGGAAAAGATTGATGTGGTTTGAATCTGACACCATTATCATGTGTCTGTTTATCTTTCTTCTTTCAGGGGGATTATTTATGCTTAAACAAAGAAATTCTAAAAGACCATTGTTTCATTTCGAAGTTTTCAGTTCAAAAAATGTAATTGTAGGGATGATTCTGTTTTTTATTTTTTATCTGATCCGCTCCGGACTTAATAACGTCTACAGCATCATGGCTACGGTATGGAAATGGCCTTGGGATTATATTGTCAATATCCAGTACTGGAATGTCGCGGGAACTCTTTTGGGAATAGTATTATCGGGAATCTGTCTTGTTCGCGGAATTTCTTCAAGAATTGTTTTCTTCACAGGATTTCTTTTACTGGCCATAGATTGTGCCTGGTTTACGTATACTTTTTATCCTGATACTACCCTTTCCACAATCTGTCCGCCTTTATTTCTGCAGGGAGTTGCTCAGGGATTATTATTTACACCGCTTGTTTTCTTTTTGATTTCAAAAACTCCGGAAGAATATGTATCCAATGCTACAGCGTTAGGAACCACAACCCGTTTCTGGACCACCGCTATCGGTTATGCTCTGATGCAGAATCTGATGCTTTTTTTAACATTAAAACATTCTGATACACTCAGCGCGAATTTTACAGACACTAATCCTCTTTTTTACAGCCAGTGGAGTCAAATTTTCGGGGCTAATATTTCAAAACTGTCAGTTAATGATTCTTTATCCATGACTGCTGGAGCTTTTAAAGCCAAAATAACAGCTCAGTCTATTCTCCTTTCCAATATGGAAATTTTCACAGGATTATTCTGGCTGGCGCTTGTTACAGCAATTGGTCTGTTGCTTTACCATCCTGTAAAAATAGCAGTGAGGAATATTATGTAAAAGAAAGCTTCCTTTTTAAAGTTTTTTGGCCGATTTATTGTTCGTATTTCAGACCGCAATATTGCGCAGATGACTACGTTTAATATAAAAGTCCACCCATGGAAATTGAAAGTATTTTACTGAAACAAACAGATTTTTTCAAGACCCAGCAGACCAAGAGCCTTGCTTTCCGGAAAATGTATCTTGAAAAGCTTAAAAGTCTTATTATTTCTAATGAGAATATGCTGTGTGAAGCCATTAACAAAGATTTTGGAAAATCAAAATTTGATACTTTCACTACAGAATTATCTTTTATTCTGAATGATATCAGTTATTATATCAAAAACTTAAAATCCCTTTCAAAGCCTAAAAAAGTAAGCACCAATCTCGCCAATCAATTGGGAAGCAGTAAAATTTATGCAGATCCACTAGGTTGTGTATTGGTCATTGGAGCCTGGAATTATCCTTATCAGTTATCCCTTTCTCCCATTATTGCCGCCATGGCTGCAGGAAACTGCTGCATTCTTAAGCCCAGTGAAATTGCTGAAAATACCATGAAAACCATGGCATCTCTCATCAATGAAAACTTTCCGCCAGAATATCTGTATGTATATGAAGGAGGTATTGAGGAAACGACTGCTCTTTTACAATTGAAATTCGACAAAATATTCTTTACGGGAAGTACAAAGGTCGGAAAGATTGTATACAAGGCAGCTGCAGAACATCTTACCCCCGTAACCCTTGAATTAGGCGGAAAATCTCCGGCTATTGTCACAAAAAATGCCAATCTCGATATCGCAGCTAAAAGAATTGTGTGGGGAAAATTCCTCAATGCCGGACAAACCTGTGTAGCTCCCGATTATCTTTTGGT
The nucleotide sequence above comes from Chryseobacterium sp. 7. Encoded proteins:
- a CDS encoding aldehyde dehydrogenase; the protein is MEIESILLKQTDFFKTQQTKSLAFRKMYLEKLKSLIISNENMLCEAINKDFGKSKFDTFTTELSFILNDISYYIKNLKSLSKPKKVSTNLANQLGSSKIYADPLGCVLVIGAWNYPYQLSLSPIIAAMAAGNCCILKPSEIAENTMKTMASLINENFPPEYLYVYEGGIEETTALLQLKFDKIFFTGSTKVGKIVYKAAAEHLTPVTLELGGKSPAIVTKNANLDIAAKRIVWGKFLNAGQTCVAPDYLLVEETIQEQFLEMLRKYIKEFRYDKGSEQYTRIINQRNFQRLINLIDQGKIYSGGHFDEEKHYIEPTILNHINWNDEIMQEEIFGPLLPVISFQNYNAALNSIVELEKPLAAYLFTNDSEEKENFTRKLSFGGGCINDTVMHLSNDNLPFGGVGSSGIGNYHGKYGFETFSHQKAVLEKVTWGEPNIKYPPYSEKKLAWIKKLL